From one Humulus lupulus chromosome 8, drHumLupu1.1, whole genome shotgun sequence genomic stretch:
- the LOC133794840 gene encoding protein MIZU-KUSSEI 1 has protein sequence MAVDHQQQQPQPPLSSPHRHRPPISLQPSHKSSSRPPSKPAKLLRRVRSVFRSFPIITPASCKMPGSLQGITRHHGGMDGHIHGGTRMTGTLFGFRKARVNLALQENPRCLPSLVLELAIPTGKLLQDMGTGMVRIALECERHPSEKTRIAQEPIWALYCNGRKSGYAVRREATEDDLVVMQLLNAVSMGAGVLPTDHAHDHQDGELTYMRAFFERVVGSRDSETYHMMSPDQSSHNGTTELSIFFVRI, from the coding sequence ATGGCGGTGgatcatcaacaacaacaaccacagcCACCACTATCATCACCCCACAGGCATAGGCCACCCATCTCTCTCCAGCCATCCCACAAATCATCATCAAGACCACCCTCCAAGCCAGCCAAGCTCCTCCGCCGCGTCCGCTCCGTCTTCAGATCATTCCCCATCATCACCCCGGCCTCATGCAAGATGCCTGGTTCGCTCCAAGGCATCAcccgccaccatggtggcatggACGGCCACATTCATGGTGGCACACGCATGACCGGAACCTTATTCGGGTTCCGAAAAGCGAGAGTGAACCTTGCTCTCCAAGAAAACCCTAGGTGCCTTCCTAGCCTGGTGCTGGAGCTGGCCATCCCCACAGGGAAGCTGCTCCAGGACATGGGGACGGGTATGGTGCGGATTGCGCTAGAGTGCGAGAGACACCCTTCGGAGAAGACGAGAATCGCCCAAGAGCCGATATGGGCGCTGTACTGCAATGGGAGGAAGTCAGGATATGCGGTGCGGAGAGAGGCGACGGAGGATGACCTTGTGGTGATGCAGTTGCTGAATGCGGTGTCGATGGGGGCCGGAGTGCTGCCTACGGACCACGCTCATGATCATCAGGACGGAGAGTTGACGTATATGAGAGCCTTTTTTGAGAGAGTTGTTGGGTCTAGAGACTCTGAGACTTACCACATGATGAGCCCTGATCAGAGCAGTCATAATGGCACTACTGAACTAAGCATTTTCTTTGTTAGAATCTGA
- the LOC133796316 gene encoding zinc finger BED domain-containing protein RICESLEEPER 2-like, which produces MDQMKEKLRNASLLMKGELVHMKCSAHILNLIVQQGLGAIQGAIETIRESVVFWTGTPKRVEKFEEAKKGLSCASNKKLVLDCKTRWNSTYLMLTSAIVYKDVFSRLIHTEKNYKKEPSERDWLLAKVMCEKLKLFYHVTEMFSGTKYPTTNLFFSKICDIWLLLKECLKSSYDEIRIMASNMMEKFEQYWTSIHGILAIATVMDRLKMKLIEYYFPKIYVVGGDSDGCVDHLAGYDLFVSSTSKVDTFKSELEFYLEEAVLPRSEEFDILAWWKTNGLKYPTLQQVARDVLAIPVSTVVSESAFSTSGRHVTPCRNRLHPSMLEALVCTQDWLWDEKLDASQNEISHSTFFDDVEDDEAGPSFVDFDS; this is translated from the exons ATGgatcaaatgaaagaaaaattgagaaatgCTTCTTTACTAATGAAAGGTGAATTAGTTCATATGAAATGTTCTGCTCATATCTTGAACTTGATTGTCCAACAAGGATTAGGAGCAATTCAAGGTGCCATAGAAACTATACGTGAGAGTGTAGTTTTTTGGACTGGTACTCCAAAAAGAGTTGAAAAGTTTGAagaggctaagaaaggattatcATGTGCAAGCAATAAAAAGCTAGTGCTTGATTGTAAGACTAGGTGGAATTCTACTTATTTGATGCTTACTAGTGCCATTGTTTATAAAGATGTGTTCAGTCGCTTAATACACACtgagaaaaattacaaaaaagaaCCTAGTGAGCGAGATTGGCTTTTGGCAAAAGTTATGTGTGAGAAACTGAAGTTGTTTTACCATGTCACTGAGATGTTTTCTGGGACCAAATATCCTACTACTAATCTATTCTTCTCTAAGATTTGTGATATTTGGTTGTTGCTTAAGGAGTGTCTTAAGTCTTCATACGATGAGATTAGGATAATGGCATCAAATATGATGGAAAAATTTGAGCAGTATTGGACTTCCATTCATGGCATATTAGCCATAGCAACTGTTATGGATAGGCTTAAGATGAAATTGATTGAGTATTATTTTCCTAAAATTTATGTTG TTGGAGGGGATAGTGATGGATGTGTGGATCATTTAGCTGGTTATGACTTGTTCGTTAGTAGTACTTCTAAGGTGGATACTTTCAAGTCTGAGTTAGAGTTCTACTTGGAGGAAGCAGTTTTGCCTAGGAGTGAAGAGTTTGATATTTTAGCTTGGTGGAAGACAAATGGTCTTAAGTATCCAACATTACAACAAGTTGCTAGAGATGTTTTGGCTATCCCAGTGTCTACAGTAGTTTCTGAGTCTGCTTTCAGTACTAGTGGAAGACATGTGACTCCTTGTCGTAATAGGCTTCACCCGAGTATGTTGGAGGCATTAGTATGTACTCAAGATTGGCTATGGGATGAGAAACTAG ATGCATCACAAAATGAGATTTCACATAGTACATTCTTTGATGATGTTGAAGATGATGAAGCG GGTCCAAGTTTTGTGGATTTTGATTCTTGA